In a single window of the Bactrocera dorsalis isolate Fly_Bdor chromosome 2, ASM2337382v1, whole genome shotgun sequence genome:
- the LOC105227464 gene encoding uncharacterized protein LOC105227464 isoform X16: MIDENNSEVIHLIDSLVSVSASQASGNIKLQTHKHTFTCYKKIVANKPQKCRFEAPFMPCRNTLNLTPMQKTDEHFQRYAKKYAEIISNLESTDYDNIDDFYEKNNIQSDDEYGNILRAGITRPKIFYKRSPTEKWHNPFNPFVFNILRSNMDFQIITEEYSCAAYVVEYVNKTNRGVSNLQRKIIEIMNEHPEFDIVDITRKMSVDILNSVEMSSQEAAWYLLREPMSKSSVVVIYINTVWPIERQRIRKTQKELSELDENSTDIWKEDWFDKYQRRPDELCDITLAQFVSKYYKNKNGVYAERVVPKVIRYRNYDIAQDYNEYRREMVTLHIPFRNEDAEILAEMKFINIYDENEALILERRKEFESNLDVEKTIEICRQLCREDGNLDDDETEIQDVANRFPEPNPFQQLYCNPNADVNIDLHLATLNKLGVIAKKKENIMELDQFCQLMRSANEKQKEFLLHVIDHILSLTSSPLQVFFTGPAGCGKTFTIKLVMEIYNRYSDNDGYCNAYITCASTGKAAVAIDGSTVHTALKISLSKLLPLSTETANQYRTLFRYVKVLIIDEVSMIGAELLAQIDARLKQITGNFETNFGGLDMIFIGDLRQLPPDRATPIYKQPKQRMAGPVLWRGLKFYQLTEVMRQSNSIFSTLLTKIGNGMILTDDELAIIESRFFTKEQADQLCPHGIRIFLTNNSVNEYNNTILQRADNKIASIATDLFFGCQSTEQEAFLKQKFHKMSVIDTGGLPYEIVFVPYKSYIITTNIDVSDGLANGAVGKLVHIEQNEQNEVTRVWLTFENSQKVGKKLRQKASAYVAVHNIDKHAVPIERRTSTIAMNNNKTINAKRNHFPLVSGWAMTIHKSQGGTFDEVVYEYERTHSLSLLNVALSRVTSINGLYIVPKNNDNRFYHGRKNDTSIISLQDEFRRLSLNTLSTIGRTILDFMNDRKKLSMVTFNCQSLRKHVSDLSDPAIDSSNILFLSETWLNDDENIDIPNFDCIAKFKRKNVRSAGVAIYQKSNDTSNIVTSNMDILLRHIREVDIGQSSIGDICAAHCFLDDGTNIIMVNVYISPNNTVNNIIKFIYRRLMIYGRVGSEELGENYHTLPLILAGDFNINFASGNGQLLINFLRDKLELQMNNDRNEPTTRHGTTIDAVFSRFLSNFNSKIYVSYFSYHKPIVSVLQSTTVITDAPNNENNEKQAKKQAKTAARRIREYRERRNDNVNMKSNNPSGNNEEQSDDIQSAGPSSKKQAKTAVQRIREYRERRKDNVNMESNNPSGNNEEQLDLCDLTLKYDDIAKHKKAHENFDRKFRKNPFGYSCTICDRLWFKNDLKKASDNYKDLLKKITNINNIKDAMICSTCKVSLEKQNIPILSWYNGFKYPEIPAQLPKLDLVTERLISPRLPFMQIRRLRLVHGQFGI; encoded by the exons ATGATTGATGAAAATAACAGTGAAGTTATACATTTAATAGACAGTTTAGTATCAGTTTCAGCATCTCAAGCATcaggaaatattaaattacagaCTCATAAACACACATTTACATGCTATAAGAAGATAGTTGCTAATAAACCACAAAAATGCAGATTTGAAGCACCTTTTATGCCATGTCGCAATACATTGAATCTTACACCGATGCAAAAAACAGACGAACATTTTCAACGATATGCTAAGAAATATGCCGAAATCATATCCAATTTAGAAAGCACAGATTACGATAATATCGATgacttttacgaaaaaaataatattcaatcgGACGATGAATACGGCAACATACTTCGTGCTGGAATTACGAGACCCAAAATATTCTATAAACGCAGTCCTACAGAAAAATGGCATAATCCATTCAAcccttttgtttttaatattctaaGGTCGAACATGGATTTTCAAATTATCACTGAGGAGTATTCCTGTGCCGCCTATGTTGTTgagtatgtgaacaaaactaataGAGGTGTTAGTAACTTACAacgaaaaattatagaaataatgaATGAACATCCGGAGTTCGATATAGTGGATATTACGAGAAAAATGAGTGTAGATATATTAAATAGTGTAGAAATGAGTAGTCAAGAGGCTGCTTGGTATCTGCTCAGAGAGCCAATGTCAAAGAGCTCAGTTGTTGTCATTTATATAAACACAGTGTGGCCAATTGAACGACAAAGAATTCGAAAGACTCAAAAAGAACTAAGTGAACTTGACGAAAATTCCACAGATATTTGGAAGGAAGATTGGTTCGATAAATATCAACGACGACCCGATGAATTATGTGACATTACTCTAGCACAATTTGtttctaaatattataaaaacaaaaatggtgtTTACGCTGAAAGAGTAGTGCCCAAAGTTATTCGATATCGAAATTATGATATTGCACAAGATTACAATGAATATAGACGAGAAATGGTCACGTTACACATTCCATTTAGAAATGAAGATGCTGAAATTTTAgctgaaatgaaatttattaatatctACGATGAAAATGAAGCTCTAATTTTGGAAAGAAGAAAAGAATTTGAATCAAACTTAGATGTCgaaaaaacgattgaaatctGTCGACAATTGTGCCGTGAAGACGGGAATCTAGACGATGATGAGACTGAAATTCAAGATGTTGCGAATCGCTTCCCAGAGCCCAATCCTTTTCAACAATTGTATTGTAATCCAAATGCAGATGTTAATATAGATCTTCACTTAGCAACATTGAATAAGTTAGGTGTTATTGcgaagaagaaagaaaatattatggaaCTAGATCAATTCTGTCAACTAATGAGATCtgcaaatgaaaaacaaaaagaattccTTCTTCATGTCATCGACCACATCCTATCTTTAACTTCATCACCACTACAAGTATTCTTCACTGGACCTGCTGGATGTGGAAAAACTTTTACCATAAAACTTGTAATGGAAATTTACAATAGATATTCAGATAATGATGGATATTGCAATGCATACATCACATGTGCATCCACTGGCAAGGCTGCAGTTGCTATCGACGGATCGACTGTACACACTGCGTTGAAAATATCGCTATCAAAACTTCTTCCATTATCAACAGAGACGGCAAATCAATATCGTACACTGTTCAGATATGTAAAAGTCTTGATCATAGATGAAGTAAGCATGATTGGTGCAGAATTATTAGCTCAAATCGATGCTAGACTAAAACAAATAACAGGGAATTTTGAAACGAATTTCGGTGGATTGGACATGATTTTTATTGGTGATTTACGGCAACTGCCGCCTGATCGCGCGACACCAATATACAAACAGCCAAAACAGCGTATGGCAGGACCAGTACTATGGCGAGGattaaaattttaccaattGACAGAAGTGATGCGACAaagtaattcaatattttcaacattacTCACAAAAATCGGTAATGGCATGATATTAACAGATGACGAATTAGCAATTATTGAATCACGATTCTTTACAAAGGAGCAGGCTGATCAATTATGTCCACATGGAATTcgtatttttcttactaataattCCGTCAATGAATACAATAATACGATATTGCAACGTGCAGATAATAAAATAGCATCAATAGCTACGGATTTATTTTTTGGATGTCAAAGTACTGAACAAGAAGCTTTTCTCAAacagaaatttcacaaaatgtcAGTTATTGATACTGGCGGTTTGCCGTACGAAATTGTTTTCGTTCCGTACAAATCGTACATTATCACCACAAACATTGATGTATCAGATGGATTGGCAAATGGTGCAGTTGGTAAATTGGTACATATTGAACAAAACGAACAAAATGAAGTTACACGAGTGTGGTTAACTTTTGAAAATTCACAAAAAGTTGGTAAAAAACTTCGACAAAAAGCTTCCGCTTACGTTGCGGTACATAATATTGATAAACATGCCGTCCCAATAGAACGCAGAACATCTACCATTGCCatgaataataacaaaacaataaatgcaaaacGTAATCATTTTCCTTTAGTATCAGGATGGGCCATGACAATTCACAAATCTCAAGGTGGAACATTCGATGAAGtagtttatgaatatgaaagGACTCATTCTTTATCATTACTTAATGTTGCTCTATCACGAGTTACCAGTATTAACGGACTCTACATAGTACCAAAAAACAATGATAATAGATTTTATCATGGGCGAAAAAATGATACATCGATCATATCTTTACAAGATGAATTTCGCCGATTATCGTTGAACACATTGTCAACAATAGGTAGAACAATTCTCGATTTTATGAATGAcagaaaaaagttgtccatggtTACTTTTAATTGCCAAAGTCTCAGAAAACACGTATCGGACTTAAGCGATCCCGCAATTGATTCAAGCAATATCCTGTTTTTATCAGAAACCTGGTTAAACGACGATGAAAATATTGACATCCCGAATTTTGATTGCATTGCGAAATTCAAGCGTAAAAATGTTAGATCAGCAGGAGTGGCAATTTATCAGAAATCGAATGATACCTCGAATATAGTAACTTCGAACATGGACATTCTATTACGACATATTCGTGAAGTTGATATTGGTCAGTCATCAATTGGTGATATATGTGCTGCTCACTGTtttttggacgatggaacaaacatcataatggtaaatgtttacatttcgcccaataacacagttaataatatcataaagtttatatacagaagacttatgatttatggtcgagtaggttctgaagaactaggagaaaactatcatacgttgccactaatcttagcaggagatttcaatatcaatttcgcatccggaaatggacaactcttgataaactttctacgagataaattagaattacaaatgaataatgaccgtaatgagccaactacaagacatggaacaacaatcgatgcagttttttctagatttctgtctaattttaattctaaaatatatgtatcgtatttctcgtatcataagcctattgtctcggttttacaatcaaccacagtaattactgatgcacccaataatgaaaataacgaaaaacAGGCGAAAAAACAGGCGAAAACTGCAGCTCGACGCATACGAGAATATCGTGAGAGAAGGAATGATAATGTCAACATGAAATC CAATAATCCATCGGGAAATAATGAAGAACAATCAGATGATATTCAAAGTGCTGGTCCATCATCAAAAAAACAGGCGAAAACTGCAGTTCAACGCATACGAGAATATCGTGAGAGAAGAAAAGATAATGTCAACATGGAATC CAATAATCCATCGGGAAATAATGAAGAACAATTAGACCTCTGTGATTTAACTTTGAAGTACGACGACATTGCAAAACATAAAAAGGCTCATGAAAATTTCGATAGAAAATTTCGGAAAAATCCATTTGGTTATTCATGTACAATCTGTGATAGATTATGGTTCAAAAATGACTTAAAAAAGGCATCTGACAATTATAAAGATCTATTGAAGAAAATAACG AATATCAACAACATTAAAGATGCAATGATTTGTTCGACATGTAAAGTTAGTCttgaaaagcaaaatattcCAATATTGTCATGGTACAATGGATTTAAATATCCAGAAATTCCTGCACAATTACCGAAACTTGACCTAGTTACGGAAAGATTAATTTCTCCTCGTCTCCCATTTATGCAGATACGAAGACTACGGCTTGTGCATGGGCAGTTTGGTATATAG
- the LOC105227464 gene encoding uncharacterized protein LOC105227464 isoform X2, with translation MIDENNSEVIHLIDSLVSVSASQASGNIKLQTHKHTFTCYKKIVANKPQKCRFEAPFMPCRNTLNLTPMQKTDEHFQRYAKKYAEIISNLESTDYDNIDDFYEKNNIQSDDEYGNILRAGITRPKIFYKRSPTEKWHNPFNPFVFNILRSNMDFQIITEEYSCAAYVVEYVNKTNRGVSNLQRKIIEIMNEHPEFDIVDITRKMSVDILNSVEMSSQEAAWYLLREPMSKSSVVVIYINTVWPIERQRIRKTQKELSELDENSTDIWKEDWFDKYQRRPDELCDITLAQFVSKYYKNKNGVYAERVVPKVIRYRNYDIAQDYNEYRREMVTLHIPFRNEDAEILAEMKFINIYDENEALILERRKEFESNLDVEKTIEICRQLCREDGNLDDDETEIQDVANRFPEPNPFQQLYCNPNADVNIDLHLATLNKLGVIAKKKENIMELDQFCQLMRSANEKQKEFLLHVIDHILSLTSSPLQVFFTGPAGCGKTFTIKLVMEIYNRYSDNDGYCNAYITCASTGKAAVAIDGSTVHTALKISLSKLLPLSTETANQYRTLFRYVKVLIIDEVSMIGAELLAQIDARLKQITGNFETNFGGLDMIFIGDLRQLPPDRATPIYKQPKQRMAGPVLWRGLKFYQLTEVMRQSNSIFSTLLTKIGNGMILTDDELAIIESRFFTKEQADQLCPHGIRIFLTNNSVNEYNNTILQRADNKIASIATDLFFGCQSTEQEAFLKQKFHKMSVIDTGGLPYEIVFVPYKSYIITTNIDVSDGLANGAVGKLVHIEQNEQNEVTRVWLTFENSQKVGKKLRQKASAYVAVHNIDKHAVPIERRTSTIAMNNNKTINAKRNHFPLVSGWAMTIHKSQGGTFDEVVYEYERTHSLSLLNVALSRVTSINGLYIVPKNNDNRFYHGRKNDTSIISLQDEFRRLSLNTLSTIGRTILDFMNDRKKLSMVTFNCQSLRKHVSDLSDPAIDSSNILFLSETWLNDDENIDIPNFDCIAKFKRKNVRSAGVAIYQKSNDTSNIVTSNMDILLRHIREVDIGQSSIGDICAAHCFLDDGTNIIMVNVYISPNNTVNNIIKFIYRRLMIYGRVGSEELGENYHTLPLILAGDFNINFASGNGQLLINFLRDKLELQMNNDRNEPTTRHGTTIDAVFSRFLSNFNSKIYVSYFSYHKPIVSVLQSTTVITDAPNNENNEKQAKKQAKTAARRIREYRERRNDNVNMKSNNPSGNNEEQSDDIQSAGPSSKKQAKKQAKTAVQRIREYRERRKDNVNMESNNPSGNNEEQSDDIQSAGPSSKKQAKKQAKTAVQRIREYRERRKDNVNMESNNPSGNNEEQSDDIQSAGPSSKKQAKKQAKTAVQRIREYRERRKDNVNMESNNPSGNNEEQSDDIQSAGPSSKKQAKKQAKTAVQRIREYRERRKDNVNMESNNPSGNNEEQLDLCDLTLKYDDIAKHKKAHENFDRKFRKNPFGYSCTICDRLWFKNDLKKASDNYKDLLKKITNINNIKDAMICSTCKVSLEKQNIPILSWYNGFKYPEIPAQLPKLDLVTERLISPRLPFMQIRRLRLVHGQFGI, from the exons ATGATTGATGAAAATAACAGTGAAGTTATACATTTAATAGACAGTTTAGTATCAGTTTCAGCATCTCAAGCATcaggaaatattaaattacagaCTCATAAACACACATTTACATGCTATAAGAAGATAGTTGCTAATAAACCACAAAAATGCAGATTTGAAGCACCTTTTATGCCATGTCGCAATACATTGAATCTTACACCGATGCAAAAAACAGACGAACATTTTCAACGATATGCTAAGAAATATGCCGAAATCATATCCAATTTAGAAAGCACAGATTACGATAATATCGATgacttttacgaaaaaaataatattcaatcgGACGATGAATACGGCAACATACTTCGTGCTGGAATTACGAGACCCAAAATATTCTATAAACGCAGTCCTACAGAAAAATGGCATAATCCATTCAAcccttttgtttttaatattctaaGGTCGAACATGGATTTTCAAATTATCACTGAGGAGTATTCCTGTGCCGCCTATGTTGTTgagtatgtgaacaaaactaataGAGGTGTTAGTAACTTACAacgaaaaattatagaaataatgaATGAACATCCGGAGTTCGATATAGTGGATATTACGAGAAAAATGAGTGTAGATATATTAAATAGTGTAGAAATGAGTAGTCAAGAGGCTGCTTGGTATCTGCTCAGAGAGCCAATGTCAAAGAGCTCAGTTGTTGTCATTTATATAAACACAGTGTGGCCAATTGAACGACAAAGAATTCGAAAGACTCAAAAAGAACTAAGTGAACTTGACGAAAATTCCACAGATATTTGGAAGGAAGATTGGTTCGATAAATATCAACGACGACCCGATGAATTATGTGACATTACTCTAGCACAATTTGtttctaaatattataaaaacaaaaatggtgtTTACGCTGAAAGAGTAGTGCCCAAAGTTATTCGATATCGAAATTATGATATTGCACAAGATTACAATGAATATAGACGAGAAATGGTCACGTTACACATTCCATTTAGAAATGAAGATGCTGAAATTTTAgctgaaatgaaatttattaatatctACGATGAAAATGAAGCTCTAATTTTGGAAAGAAGAAAAGAATTTGAATCAAACTTAGATGTCgaaaaaacgattgaaatctGTCGACAATTGTGCCGTGAAGACGGGAATCTAGACGATGATGAGACTGAAATTCAAGATGTTGCGAATCGCTTCCCAGAGCCCAATCCTTTTCAACAATTGTATTGTAATCCAAATGCAGATGTTAATATAGATCTTCACTTAGCAACATTGAATAAGTTAGGTGTTATTGcgaagaagaaagaaaatattatggaaCTAGATCAATTCTGTCAACTAATGAGATCtgcaaatgaaaaacaaaaagaattccTTCTTCATGTCATCGACCACATCCTATCTTTAACTTCATCACCACTACAAGTATTCTTCACTGGACCTGCTGGATGTGGAAAAACTTTTACCATAAAACTTGTAATGGAAATTTACAATAGATATTCAGATAATGATGGATATTGCAATGCATACATCACATGTGCATCCACTGGCAAGGCTGCAGTTGCTATCGACGGATCGACTGTACACACTGCGTTGAAAATATCGCTATCAAAACTTCTTCCATTATCAACAGAGACGGCAAATCAATATCGTACACTGTTCAGATATGTAAAAGTCTTGATCATAGATGAAGTAAGCATGATTGGTGCAGAATTATTAGCTCAAATCGATGCTAGACTAAAACAAATAACAGGGAATTTTGAAACGAATTTCGGTGGATTGGACATGATTTTTATTGGTGATTTACGGCAACTGCCGCCTGATCGCGCGACACCAATATACAAACAGCCAAAACAGCGTATGGCAGGACCAGTACTATGGCGAGGattaaaattttaccaattGACAGAAGTGATGCGACAaagtaattcaatattttcaacattacTCACAAAAATCGGTAATGGCATGATATTAACAGATGACGAATTAGCAATTATTGAATCACGATTCTTTACAAAGGAGCAGGCTGATCAATTATGTCCACATGGAATTcgtatttttcttactaataattCCGTCAATGAATACAATAATACGATATTGCAACGTGCAGATAATAAAATAGCATCAATAGCTACGGATTTATTTTTTGGATGTCAAAGTACTGAACAAGAAGCTTTTCTCAAacagaaatttcacaaaatgtcAGTTATTGATACTGGCGGTTTGCCGTACGAAATTGTTTTCGTTCCGTACAAATCGTACATTATCACCACAAACATTGATGTATCAGATGGATTGGCAAATGGTGCAGTTGGTAAATTGGTACATATTGAACAAAACGAACAAAATGAAGTTACACGAGTGTGGTTAACTTTTGAAAATTCACAAAAAGTTGGTAAAAAACTTCGACAAAAAGCTTCCGCTTACGTTGCGGTACATAATATTGATAAACATGCCGTCCCAATAGAACGCAGAACATCTACCATTGCCatgaataataacaaaacaataaatgcaaaacGTAATCATTTTCCTTTAGTATCAGGATGGGCCATGACAATTCACAAATCTCAAGGTGGAACATTCGATGAAGtagtttatgaatatgaaagGACTCATTCTTTATCATTACTTAATGTTGCTCTATCACGAGTTACCAGTATTAACGGACTCTACATAGTACCAAAAAACAATGATAATAGATTTTATCATGGGCGAAAAAATGATACATCGATCATATCTTTACAAGATGAATTTCGCCGATTATCGTTGAACACATTGTCAACAATAGGTAGAACAATTCTCGATTTTATGAATGAcagaaaaaagttgtccatggtTACTTTTAATTGCCAAAGTCTCAGAAAACACGTATCGGACTTAAGCGATCCCGCAATTGATTCAAGCAATATCCTGTTTTTATCAGAAACCTGGTTAAACGACGATGAAAATATTGACATCCCGAATTTTGATTGCATTGCGAAATTCAAGCGTAAAAATGTTAGATCAGCAGGAGTGGCAATTTATCAGAAATCGAATGATACCTCGAATATAGTAACTTCGAACATGGACATTCTATTACGACATATTCGTGAAGTTGATATTGGTCAGTCATCAATTGGTGATATATGTGCTGCTCACTGTtttttggacgatggaacaaacatcataatggtaaatgtttacatttcgcccaataacacagttaataatatcataaagtttatatacagaagacttatgatttatggtcgagtaggttctgaagaactaggagaaaactatcatacgttgccactaatcttagcaggagatttcaatatcaatttcgcatccggaaatggacaactcttgataaactttctacgagataaattagaattacaaatgaataatgaccgtaatgagccaactacaagacatggaacaacaatcgatgcagttttttctagatttctgtctaattttaattctaaaatatatgtatcgtatttctcgtatcataagcctattgtctcggttttacaatcaaccacagtaattactgatgcacccaataatgaaaataacgaaaaacAGGCGAAAAAACAGGCGAAAACTGCAGCTCGACGCATACGAGAATATCGTGAGAGAAGGAATGATAATGTCAACATGAAATC CAATAATCCATCGGGAAATAATGAAGAACAATCAGATGATATTCAAAGTGCTGGTCCATCATCAAAAAAACAGGCGAAAAAACAGGCGAAAACTGCAGTTCAACGCATACGAGAATATCGTGAGAGAAGAAAAGATAATGTCAACATGGAATC CAATAATCCATCGGGAAATAATGAAGAACAATCAGATGATATTCAAAGTGCTGGTCCATCATCAAAAAAACAGGCGAAAAAACAGGCGAAAACTGCAGTTCAACGCATACGAGAATATCGTGAGAGAAGAAAAGATAATGTCAACATGGAATC CAATAATCCATCGGGAAATAATGAAGAACAATCAGATGATATTCAAAGTGCTGGTCCATCATCAAAAAAACAGGCGAAAAAACAGGCGAAAACTGCAGTTCAACGCATACGAGAATATCGTGAGAGAAGAAAAGATAATGTCAACATGGAATC CAATAATCCATCGGGAAATAATGAAGAACAATCAGATGATATTCAAAGTGCTGGTCCATCATCAAAAAAACAGGCGAAAAAACAGGCGAAAACTGCAGTTCAACGCATACGAGAATATCGTGAGAGAAGAAAAGATAATGTCAACATGGAATC CAATAATCCATCGGGAAATAATGAAGAACAATTAGACCTCTGTGATTTAACTTTGAAGTACGACGACATTGCAAAACATAAAAAGGCTCATGAAAATTTCGATAGAAAATTTCGGAAAAATCCATTTGGTTATTCATGTACAATCTGTGATAGATTATGGTTCAAAAATGACTTAAAAAAGGCATCTGACAATTATAAAGATCTATTGAAGAAAATAACG AATATCAACAACATTAAAGATGCAATGATTTGTTCGACATGTAAAGTTAGTCttgaaaagcaaaatattcCAATATTGTCATGGTACAATGGATTTAAATATCCAGAAATTCCTGCACAATTACCGAAACTTGACCTAGTTACGGAAAGATTAATTTCTCCTCGTCTCCCATTTATGCAGATACGAAGACTACGGCTTGTGCATGGGCAGTTTGGTATATAG